In the genome of Paenarthrobacter ilicis, the window AGGGCCTCCTCTTCATCCCAATCGGGGCCCAGCAGATCGGGCCCCAGATGGCCCACGATTTTGTCCTCATCCGCTGTGGGGACCACTTCCAGGATCCCCAAGGAAAATCCCACGGCATCAGCGTCCGCCGTACGGAGGACACACCGGGCTGTGTGGCCGGGCTTGGTCCACCGGCCCCGTGGCGGGTACACAATCCAGCTGCCCTCCATTTTGAGGTGCGAATGGATGGTGAGCGCCCGCGGTTTCCTGCTGGCACCGGGATCCTCGTCCACGGGTCCCGTCAGCCGCATGAGCAGGTGTTTCCCGCGGGGAACAACCTCCGCCATGGTCCACCCCGTCAGGTTCAGCGTGGCAAACCGGGGGACACGGAAATCGGAAGCGGTGATGATCCGCCCCGCCAGTGCCTCGTTCAGCCGCGAAGCAGCGCGCCAGATGGAATCGCCTTCAGGCACGGATCCTTAGTCCCTTCGGTGTGGAGTAAGCGCCAGCTGCGGCCAGGGCGCCGGCAATGGGGGTGTCCAGAAGATCGTGTCCGTTGACCTTTTCCATGAACAGCTTGTCCACGGCACCGCGCCGCACCACATCCACCAAAGCTTGCGCAGCCACTGCCAGGACGGCTTCGTCGGGGGAGAAGGTGAGCAGAGTCTTGCCGCCACGTTCCACGTAGAGGACCAACGCGCCGTCGACCATCACCACCAGTGCACCGGCCTTTCGCCCCGGACGGTGACCGGAGCCGGCGTCGACGGACAGCGCCGGCCATGGCAGCGCCGCTCCGTAGGGGTTCGCGGGATCCGTGGCGGCAAGAGCCAGTGCGTACGGCTCAGCCTTGGAAATCCGGGCGTCCTCGGTGAAGGACCTCAGCCGGTCAACGGTTGCCGGAACAGCGAACTGGGCCGCGCCCAGGTGCTCAATGAAGTAGCCACGGCGGCACCGTCCGGCTTCTTCCAGCCGGGCCAGCACCTTGTACATGAGCCCGAAACCGCCAATGATGTTCTCTGCCATCACCGAGCCGCGGGTCACTACGCCATACCGGTCCAGGAGAAGTTCAGCCGTTCCCCTGGCATGGATGGTGGGGTCCAACTCCGGCGCGGGCAGCGCTGACCACCGGCCCACAGCCGACGGCGGGGCAGCTGCGACACCACCGGAGGTGGCCCCGTAACGTCCGCCCGTCAGCCCGGGAGACCCCAGCAGCCCGGTCCCGTGGGAGCGGCCGATCCTGCTCATGCGTGGAGCCCGCGCCCTAGGGGCTTTTGCAACCTGGCGGTGGGCGGTTTTGCCGCCGGAGATCATGGCGCGGACCGGGGCGAACGTGTCACCGGTGACGCGGCCGGCCCACACAAGATCCCACAGGGCTGTGACCACGGCGTCGTCGCTGAGGACAGCGTCCATGCCCCCGGCCACGTCCGTGAGCTGAC includes:
- a CDS encoding Fpg/Nei family DNA glycosylase, whose product is MPEGDSIWRAASRLNEALAGRIITASDFRVPRFATLNLTGWTMAEVVPRGKHLLMRLTGPVDEDPGASRKPRALTIHSHLKMEGSWIVYPPRGRWTKPGHTARCVLRTADADAVGFSLGILEVVPTADEDKIVGHLGPDLLGPDWDEEEALRRLNAEPEVTVGFALLDQRKLAGIGNIYRNEACYLSGVHPTMLVGDVPDLTKIVRDAKRLLGENLGPGRRTTLGPRALRPGYWVYGRERQPCRRCGATVRRGLLAAPDGTEERDIYFCPRCQPAP